In the genome of Hyphobacterium sp. CCMP332, one region contains:
- a CDS encoding DUF4199 domain-containing protein, which produces MNKLGLLEKTGLKWGIITFLGLGAYFLIMKAFGLTYIIELRVLNAAIMFTGLWFSIKDYKRNNSGFDYFSGLGVGLLTAFIASTIFAVFGILYLEVINPSFMTELKQSEPLGFYLNPYLATFQIFIEGTASGFSISYAIMQFLKKPMLAEVKEINKRG; this is translated from the coding sequence ATGAACAAATTAGGACTACTAGAAAAAACAGGTTTAAAGTGGGGAATTATTACCTTTTTAGGCCTGGGGGCATATTTTTTAATTATGAAAGCCTTTGGATTGACATATATCATTGAGCTTAGGGTTTTAAACGCCGCAATTATGTTTACAGGTCTGTGGTTTTCTATCAAAGACTACAAAAGAAACAATTCCGGCTTTGACTATTTCAGTGGATTAGGTGTAGGTTTATTAACTGCATTTATTGCGAGTACAATTTTTGCCGTTTTTGGTATTTTGTATCTCGAAGTAATTAATCCATCATTTATGACCGAATTGAAACAAAGTGAACCTTTGGGTTTTTATTTAAATCCCTATCTGGCTACTTTTCAAATCTTTATTGAAGGAACAGCATCCGGTTTTTCAATTAGTTATGCCATTATGCAATTTCTAAAGAAGCCAATGCTTGCAGAGGTAAAAGAGATTAATAAACGAGGTTAA
- a CDS encoding leucine--tRNA ligase, whose protein sequence is MADFDFKVIEEKWQDWWDKSNLFEVSNESNKPKYYVLDMFPYPSGAGLHVGHPLGYIATDIVSRYKRNKGFNVLHPMGFDAFGLPAEQYAIQTGQHPAVTTEKNIKRYKSQLRNMGFCFDWSREVITSDPKFYKWTQWIFIRLFNSWYNNNSQKAEPLDSLIEILSKSGNKEVDAACDEETKTISSDEWNSYNESEKENFLNHYRLTYPAEAMVNWCPELGTVLANDEVKDGFSERGGYPVERKKMKQWMMRITAYAERLLQNLNELDWSTALKDIQSNWIGKSKGCELKFKIEGSERVMTAFTTRPDTAFGVTFMVIAPELEWIEEICSEEQKEEVKSYIEKSVNRSERERQTEVKQVSGVFTGAFAINPYNQEKIPIYTADYVLAGYGTGVIMAVPAGDDRDFRFAQHFNLPVIPIIKGTENLEDPTVQKNGVMINSGFLNGLKTEKAIEKAIQYAEDHNFGNAKINYKIRDAVFSRQRYWGEPVPIYFNEGIPHTLEEKELPLLLPEVDEYKPTSTGEPPLARAKNWRYQGKYNYELTTMPGWAGSSWYFLRYMDPQNENSFVSRKASDYWGEVDLYIGGTEHATGHLLYSRFWNMFLFDSGLISHEEPFKKLVNQGMIQGRSSIAYRLKEKDAFVSAGLKSEHDTIPVHVDVNLVENDILDIETFKNQNSDYSNTEFVLEGGQFKCDYAIEKMSKRWFNVVNPDDVITKYGADTLRMYEMFLGPLEDSKPWDTQGIDGVYKFLRKTWRLFYDDNGQNIITDEKASPEALKVLHQTIKKVEEDIERFSFNTSVSAFMICVNELGKLKTHNKEILEPLCIILSPFAPHLCEELWHALGNKPSVVDANWPAYKEEFLKESSFEYPIMINGKLRTKITFALDSSKEEIQREVLKDQTVIKWAEGKAPKKVIIVPGKIVNLVY, encoded by the coding sequence ATGGCAGATTTCGATTTTAAGGTCATTGAGGAAAAATGGCAGGACTGGTGGGATAAAAGCAATTTATTTGAAGTCTCAAATGAATCAAATAAGCCAAAATACTATGTACTTGATATGTTTCCCTACCCCTCCGGTGCGGGTCTGCACGTTGGCCATCCCCTGGGCTACATTGCCACCGATATAGTAAGCAGGTATAAACGAAATAAAGGTTTCAATGTATTGCATCCCATGGGTTTTGATGCCTTTGGATTACCCGCGGAACAATATGCTATACAAACCGGACAGCATCCCGCTGTTACCACAGAAAAAAATATTAAGCGATATAAGTCACAGCTTAGAAATATGGGCTTTTGCTTTGACTGGAGCAGAGAAGTGATTACTTCAGATCCCAAATTTTATAAATGGACTCAATGGATTTTTATCCGGCTGTTTAATTCCTGGTACAATAACAATTCTCAAAAAGCCGAACCATTGGACAGTCTGATTGAAATACTGTCTAAGTCAGGAAATAAAGAAGTAGATGCCGCTTGCGATGAAGAAACGAAAACTATTTCTTCAGATGAGTGGAATTCCTATAATGAATCCGAAAAGGAAAACTTTCTAAATCATTACAGGCTTACCTATCCGGCTGAAGCAATGGTCAACTGGTGCCCTGAATTGGGAACGGTTTTGGCCAATGATGAGGTAAAAGATGGATTCTCGGAACGTGGGGGTTACCCGGTAGAACGGAAAAAAATGAAACAGTGGATGATGCGAATCACCGCCTATGCCGAGAGATTATTGCAAAACCTAAATGAACTCGATTGGTCCACGGCCTTAAAAGACATACAGAGCAATTGGATTGGAAAATCTAAAGGATGTGAACTCAAGTTTAAAATTGAAGGCTCTGAACGGGTAATGACTGCATTTACAACAAGGCCTGATACTGCATTTGGAGTGACTTTTATGGTTATTGCGCCTGAATTGGAATGGATTGAAGAAATATGTTCAGAAGAACAAAAAGAAGAAGTTAAATCCTATATCGAAAAGTCTGTAAATCGAAGCGAAAGAGAAAGACAAACCGAAGTAAAGCAGGTCTCAGGAGTATTTACAGGAGCATTTGCCATTAACCCTTATAATCAGGAAAAAATTCCGATTTACACGGCGGATTATGTGCTTGCCGGATATGGAACCGGTGTCATAATGGCCGTTCCGGCAGGCGATGACAGAGATTTTAGATTTGCCCAACATTTCAATTTGCCTGTTATTCCGATAATTAAAGGAACAGAAAATCTCGAAGACCCTACCGTTCAAAAAAACGGTGTTATGATCAATTCGGGATTTCTAAATGGTCTGAAAACAGAAAAAGCCATAGAAAAGGCAATACAATATGCTGAAGATCACAATTTCGGTAATGCAAAAATCAATTATAAAATAAGAGATGCAGTTTTTAGCCGTCAAAGGTATTGGGGCGAACCTGTTCCTATTTATTTCAATGAAGGCATTCCGCATACACTTGAAGAAAAAGAATTGCCATTGCTTTTGCCGGAAGTCGATGAATACAAGCCTACAAGTACGGGTGAGCCACCACTGGCCAGAGCAAAAAACTGGCGGTATCAGGGCAAATACAATTATGAACTTACCACCATGCCCGGATGGGCGGGTTCCAGTTGGTATTTTTTAAGGTACATGGATCCTCAAAATGAAAATTCCTTTGTTTCCCGAAAGGCATCGGATTATTGGGGCGAAGTGGATTTATACATTGGCGGGACAGAGCATGCGACAGGGCATCTCTTATATAGTCGTTTTTGGAACATGTTTTTATTTGACAGCGGATTGATTTCTCATGAGGAACCATTTAAAAAACTGGTTAATCAGGGGATGATTCAGGGTCGATCGAGTATAGCTTATCGCTTAAAAGAAAAAGACGCTTTTGTTTCTGCGGGCTTAAAAAGTGAACATGACACAATTCCGGTCCATGTGGATGTTAACCTTGTTGAGAACGATATATTGGATATCGAGACCTTTAAAAATCAAAATTCCGATTATTCAAATACAGAATTTGTTTTGGAGGGCGGTCAATTTAAATGCGATTATGCAATAGAAAAAATGTCAAAGCGCTGGTTTAATGTGGTAAACCCCGACGATGTAATTACCAAATACGGTGCTGATACATTAAGAATGTATGAAATGTTTTTGGGACCCCTGGAAGATTCCAAACCCTGGGACACTCAGGGAATAGATGGAGTTTATAAATTTTTAAGAAAAACCTGGAGGCTTTTTTACGATGACAATGGCCAAAATATTATTACTGATGAGAAGGCTAGCCCTGAAGCTTTAAAAGTGCTTCATCAAACTATAAAAAAGGTGGAAGAAGATATAGAACGTTTTTCATTTAACACTTCCGTCTCTGCATTTATGATATGCGTAAATGAATTGGGTAAATTAAAAACACACAACAAGGAAATACTTGAACCATTATGCATCATTTTGTCTCCTTTTGCACCGCATTTGTGCGAAGAGCTGTGGCATGCCCTGGGAAATAAGCCCTCTGTGGTCGATGCAAACTGGCCCGCTTATAAAGAAGAATTTTTGAAAGAAAGCAGTTTTGAATACCCTATTATGATCAATGGAAAACTCAGAACCAAAATAACTTTCGCTCTGGACTCCTCTAAAGAGGAAATCCAAAGAGAAGTATTAAAGGATCAAACAGTTATTAAATGGGCGGAAGGAAAGGCACCAAAAAAAGTAATAATAGTGCCCGGAAAAATCGTTAACCTCGTTTATTAA
- a CDS encoding thymidylate synthase: protein MKQYHDLMQHILDKGVKKEDRTGTGTLSIFGYQMRFDLSEGFPCITTKKLHLRSIIHELLWFLKGESNISYLKENGVSIWDEWADENGDLGPVYGYQWRSWPTSKGGQIDQISKVIEQIKTKPDSRRHIVSAWNVEHVDEMALPPCHTIFQFYVAEGKLSCQLYQRSADVFLGVPFNIASYALLTLMVAQVCDLKPGDFVHTFGDAHLYSNHLEQAELQLSREFRPLPQMRINPEVKSIFDFKFEDFELLNYDPHPHIKAAVAV, encoded by the coding sequence ATGAAGCAATATCACGACTTAATGCAACATATCCTCGATAAGGGAGTGAAGAAAGAAGACAGGACCGGAACAGGTACTTTGAGCATCTTTGGCTATCAGATGCGTTTCGATCTTTCTGAAGGTTTTCCTTGCATTACAACTAAAAAATTGCATTTACGATCCATAATTCATGAATTGCTGTGGTTTTTAAAAGGTGAATCCAATATCTCCTATTTAAAGGAAAATGGGGTTTCAATTTGGGACGAATGGGCAGATGAAAATGGAGATTTAGGACCGGTTTATGGATACCAATGGCGTTCATGGCCAACTTCCAAAGGCGGGCAAATTGATCAGATAAGCAAGGTGATCGAACAAATCAAAACCAAACCCGATTCCCGACGTCATATTGTTTCAGCCTGGAATGTGGAGCATGTAGATGAAATGGCTTTACCTCCCTGTCATACCATATTTCAATTTTATGTGGCAGAAGGAAAGTTGTCCTGTCAGTTGTACCAAAGAAGTGCAGATGTATTTCTTGGAGTTCCATTTAATATTGCTTCTTACGCTTTGCTTACACTAATGGTGGCACAGGTTTGCGATCTGAAGCCGGGCGATTTTGTTCATACTTTTGGTGATGCTCATCTGTACTCCAACCATTTGGAACAAGCAGAATTACAATTGAGCAGAGAATTCAGACCACTACCTCAAATGAGAATCAATCCCGAAGTAAAGTCTATTTTTGATTTTAAATTTGAGGACTTTGAATTATTGAATTACGATCCTCATCCTCATATTAAAGCGGCAGTGGCTGTCTAG
- a CDS encoding aminotransferase class IV: MLVNFNGNIIKDSNLGLDQLFRASLFADGLFESIYCEKNVIFFLEEHLSRLIKGMECLGLEFSTKIVIEDWKNNINGILKENKYPDYTRLRIMVWRQGKGTYNTSGESLANYLIFCETCSPFNIVEIKKIAISEHIKIANSWYSNFKTINGLNYVGVSIEKTNKGLDELLIKNDKGFILEGSSSNIICVREDLIITPKRYSGQVDGIMNAWLIAYLKSNDLRHEEQNLLEKDISSSDLVIFCNSFIIKVLNNNSDGKIKNELTGILDLFPRQPLPL, from the coding sequence ATGCTCGTAAATTTCAATGGAAATATCATCAAAGATTCAAATTTAGGTTTGGATCAATTATTTAGGGCAAGCCTCTTTGCCGATGGCCTCTTCGAATCTATCTATTGTGAAAAAAATGTCATTTTCTTTCTTGAGGAGCATTTATCCCGGCTTATAAAGGGAATGGAATGTCTGGGACTGGAGTTTAGTACAAAGATTGTCATTGAGGACTGGAAAAATAATATTAATGGTATTCTAAAGGAAAACAAGTATCCGGATTATACGCGTTTGAGAATTATGGTTTGGAGACAAGGAAAAGGTACCTACAATACTTCCGGTGAATCTTTGGCCAATTATCTTATCTTTTGTGAAACATGCTCTCCTTTTAACATTGTTGAAATAAAGAAAATAGCAATCTCCGAACATATCAAAATCGCCAATTCATGGTATTCAAATTTTAAAACCATTAATGGATTAAACTATGTCGGTGTATCAATAGAAAAAACAAATAAAGGGCTTGATGAATTACTAATAAAAAATGACAAGGGATTTATCCTGGAAGGAAGTTCATCAAATATAATTTGTGTCAGGGAAGATTTAATAATAACACCAAAACGCTATTCCGGTCAGGTTGATGGAATAATGAATGCCTGGTTAATCGCTTATTTAAAGTCAAATGATCTCAGACATGAAGAACAAAACCTTCTTGAAAAAGATATTTCAAGTTCAGATTTAGTTATATTTTGCAATTCATTCATTATCAAGGTTTTAAATAACAATAGTGATGGCAAAATCAAAAATGAACTGACAGGAATATTGGACCTTTTCCCTAGACAGCCACTGCCGCTTTAA
- the sdaAB gene encoding L-serine ammonia-lyase, iron-sulfur-dependent, subunit beta: MAERSSIFDMVGPIMVGPSSSHTAGVVRIARAAIRVLGSRPESAEIIFYNSFARTYEGHGSDRAILAGLMDFKTDDSRIKNALDIAKEEGLKYTFKSVGNASIYHPNTVKLILTSKEKKVEVVGESLGGGLINIAYVNGFRANISLNLHTLILNADDKKGAIAFIANVIANDEVNIATMSVSRIGKNDRASHFIEMDGGLNPVTIEYLKNLYWIKEVIYIPNIDM, encoded by the coding sequence ATGGCTGAAAGGAGCAGTATTTTTGATATGGTTGGACCAATTATGGTAGGACCTTCAAGTTCACATACGGCAGGAGTAGTAAGAATAGCAAGAGCGGCAATACGCGTTTTAGGGAGCAGACCTGAATCAGCTGAAATCATTTTTTATAATTCTTTTGCCAGAACATATGAAGGGCATGGAAGCGACAGAGCTATTTTAGCCGGTTTGATGGATTTTAAAACGGATGATAGTCGTATAAAAAATGCCCTTGATATTGCTAAAGAAGAGGGTTTAAAGTATACATTTAAATCCGTTGGGAATGCTTCAATTTACCATCCCAATACAGTTAAATTGATATTGACTTCAAAAGAAAAAAAGGTTGAAGTGGTTGGAGAAAGCCTGGGCGGGGGTTTAATAAATATTGCATATGTAAATGGCTTCAGGGCCAATATCAGCTTAAATCTGCATACACTAATCCTGAATGCAGATGATAAAAAGGGAGCCATTGCGTTTATTGCAAATGTAATTGCCAACGATGAAGTAAATATTGCAACCATGTCTGTTTCAAGAATTGGCAAAAACGACAGAGCCAGTCATTTCATTGAAATGGATGGTGGATTAAACCCGGTTACAATTGAATATTTAAAAAATTTATACTGGATAAAAGAGGTCATTTATATACCAAACATCGACATGTAG
- a CDS encoding TolC family protein, with protein MKSIVLLLISSLLAQFVNAQAVEAKKWTLQECIEKAQNENLDVQSSRLNLESAGYTLDQNNWNQAPSVNAGAGYGFNWGRSIDPTTNDFRTERINSIGVNANANLLLWNGMQVRNAISRSKLDVFASEFELQTAKNNIALFVSNSFLTVVLNKELLQNNQFQLEIAKEQLNRTEKLVNAGSLPISNKLDLESQVATAELNVINAENALSLSLLNLKQLLLIPASEPFDVEIPEVADPGSGIFDNSPEAIYDIATGNLPDIKAAEYRAQSAEYQQKEARGGYYPSLSLNAGLRSNYSSAADRERFISDGSSVIIPNTQLGYLRESDGSQGVAVYESPFSTLTTDATSSQTGGSFESSYPITEQLSDNISQNLSVNLSIPIFNNMQTRINVQRSKIAYERAQITKKSTENRVRNDIEQAYNNAVASSKTFQARQKQVDALKEAFRVTEQRYNLGVVNSTDYQVALNNLNAAETDLVRAKYDYIFSLKVLDFYQGKDLY; from the coding sequence ATGAAAAGTATTGTATTGTTACTTATAAGTTCGTTATTAGCACAATTTGTTAATGCACAAGCTGTTGAAGCCAAAAAATGGACTTTGCAGGAATGCATTGAAAAAGCCCAGAATGAAAATCTGGATGTACAAAGTTCAAGACTTAATCTTGAAAGTGCCGGATATACTCTAGATCAGAATAACTGGAATCAGGCGCCATCTGTTAATGCAGGAGCGGGTTATGGTTTTAACTGGGGTCGTTCAATTGACCCAACCACCAATGATTTCAGAACGGAAAGAATAAATTCCATAGGTGTCAACGCCAATGCAAATTTACTTTTATGGAATGGTATGCAAGTAAGAAATGCAATATCCAGAAGTAAACTGGATGTTTTTGCTTCCGAATTTGAATTGCAAACGGCTAAAAATAATATTGCACTATTTGTCTCCAATAGTTTTTTGACCGTTGTATTAAACAAAGAATTGCTTCAAAATAATCAGTTTCAATTAGAAATAGCCAAAGAGCAATTGAACAGAACGGAAAAATTGGTCAATGCCGGATCTTTACCGATTTCAAATAAGCTCGACCTTGAATCACAAGTAGCCACAGCGGAATTAAATGTGATTAATGCGGAAAATGCCTTATCCCTGTCCCTTCTCAATTTAAAGCAATTGCTTTTAATACCGGCATCTGAGCCATTTGACGTTGAAATTCCTGAAGTTGCAGACCCGGGTTCTGGGATTTTTGACAATTCTCCTGAGGCAATTTATGATATTGCCACCGGCAACTTACCGGATATTAAAGCAGCGGAATACAGAGCTCAAAGTGCTGAATATCAACAAAAAGAAGCCAGAGGAGGATATTATCCAAGTTTGTCATTAAATGCAGGTCTTCGAAGTAATTATTCCAGCGCAGCCGATAGAGAGCGGTTTATTTCAGACGGGAGCTCAGTAATAATACCCAATACACAATTAGGCTATTTAAGAGAATCTGATGGGAGCCAGGGCGTTGCAGTTTATGAAAGCCCATTCAGTACGCTGACCACGGATGCAACATCCAGCCAGACAGGAGGAAGTTTTGAAAGTAGTTATCCTATAACTGAACAATTAAGTGATAATATCAGTCAAAATCTTTCTGTGAATCTGAGCATTCCCATATTTAATAATATGCAGACCAGAATTAATGTACAAAGATCTAAAATAGCCTATGAAAGAGCCCAGATCACAAAGAAATCAACCGAGAACCGCGTGAGGAATGATATAGAGCAGGCTTATAATAATGCGGTTGCATCCTCCAAAACATTCCAGGCACGCCAAAAACAGGTGGATGCCTTAAAGGAAGCATTCAGAGTCACCGAACAGAGATACAACCTCGGCGTTGTGAACTCAACAGATTATCAGGTAGCATTGAATAATTTAAATGCCGCGGAAACGGATTTGGTGCGAGCCAAATATGATTATATCTTTAGTCTCAAAGTTTTAGATTTTTATCAAGGCAAAGATCTCTATTAA
- a CDS encoding efflux RND transporter periplasmic adaptor subunit: MAKNNRSKRLIIILSVVVVFLIIISIVGKKQGWIGKGNAIEVELAEVEKREIIEKVNASGKVQPEIELKISPDVSGEIIELNVQEGDSVKKGDLLIRIRQDIYLNQLDQAKANANNARANLSQMKANLARAKARFQQSEFNFKRNKKLHEDNVISDLDFEQSETDYKVAEQELEGQKQNVRAAEFSLQNALAAVRVAEDNLSFTKIFAPESGIISKLSIEQGERVVGTSQMQGTEMLRLANLNNMEVQVDVNENDIIRVSIGDTAEIEVDSYSSENEKFLGIVTAIANSPNESSITSESITEFEVKIRIVNESYSHLISDNLKYPFKPGMTASVDIITDRQKDIISVPLAAVTTRTSEEIQNKDKADDDKEESKDEKDEKIDDEEIREIVFLFEEESQKVKLLEVKTGISDFDYIQIKEGLSPGQKIVKGPYLAVTKRLKDGDEVKMMDKESKRSKRAGRAD, translated from the coding sequence ATGGCAAAAAATAATCGCTCCAAACGACTGATAATAATTCTTTCTGTCGTTGTAGTCTTTCTCATTATAATATCAATAGTTGGTAAGAAACAAGGCTGGATTGGAAAAGGCAATGCAATCGAAGTAGAGCTTGCAGAAGTAGAAAAAAGGGAAATTATCGAAAAAGTGAATGCTTCTGGAAAAGTACAACCTGAAATTGAGTTGAAGATCAGTCCGGATGTTTCCGGAGAAATAATCGAGTTAAATGTACAGGAAGGGGATTCGGTCAAAAAAGGCGATCTTTTGATAAGGATTAGACAGGATATCTATCTCAACCAATTGGATCAAGCCAAAGCAAATGCCAATAATGCGAGGGCCAACCTTTCCCAGATGAAAGCCAATTTAGCAAGAGCAAAAGCGCGTTTTCAACAGTCGGAATTTAATTTTAAAAGGAATAAAAAACTACATGAAGACAATGTCATTTCAGACCTTGACTTTGAGCAATCAGAAACGGATTATAAGGTAGCCGAACAGGAACTGGAGGGCCAAAAGCAAAACGTCAGAGCTGCTGAATTCAGTTTGCAAAATGCATTGGCTGCGGTGAGAGTGGCAGAAGATAATTTGAGTTTTACCAAAATATTTGCACCGGAAAGTGGAATAATTTCAAAACTGTCGATAGAACAAGGCGAGAGGGTAGTTGGTACTTCACAAATGCAGGGAACAGAAATGCTTCGCCTTGCCAATTTAAATAATATGGAAGTGCAGGTGGATGTTAACGAAAACGATATTATCCGGGTTTCAATTGGCGACACGGCAGAGATAGAAGTGGATTCTTATTCTTCGGAAAATGAAAAATTTTTAGGTATTGTTACGGCCATTGCCAATTCACCCAATGAATCCTCAATCACCTCAGAATCAATCACGGAATTTGAAGTTAAAATTAGAATTGTCAATGAAAGTTATTCCCACTTGATATCAGATAATTTAAAATACCCCTTTAAGCCGGGAATGACGGCTTCCGTTGATATAATTACAGATAGACAAAAAGACATCATTTCAGTACCCCTTGCAGCGGTGACCACAAGAACTTCAGAAGAAATTCAAAATAAGGATAAAGCGGATGATGATAAGGAAGAATCAAAAGATGAAAAAGATGAAAAAATTGATGATGAAGAAATCAGAGAGATAGTCTTTTTATTTGAAGAAGAAAGTCAAAAAGTGAAATTGCTAGAAGTAAAAACCGGTATAAGTGATTTTGATTATATACAAATTAAAGAAGGTTTGAGTCCGGGCCAGAAAATTGTAAAAGGCCCTTATTTGGCGGTTACCAAACGCCTTAAAGATGGCGATGAAGTAAAAATGATGGATAAAGAAAGTAAAAGGAGTAAAAGAGCGGGGAGGGCAGACTAG
- a CDS encoding NAD(P)H-dependent glycerol-3-phosphate dehydrogenase — translation MTEVAVIGSGSWATAIVKILSENKSIRIKWWFRSKDTVKLVKKLRINPNHLSDVKINNRKVKVSSKIAKVVDNAKFVVLAVPSAFIKDALIQLDPNSLKDKVVISAIKGMIPDENLLVSEFIEKEFGVPIDNQLVIAGPCHAEEVALEKMSYLTIAGPDEKIADSFAQLMNCRYVSTHILGDIKGVEYSAVMKNIIALACGIANGQNFGDNFQAVLVSNAVQEIHRFLHAIDPRDRFLDSSAYLGDILVTAYSQFSRNRMLGNMVGRGYSVRSAMVEMSMVAEGYYAVKSIHEVNKKYQVDLPIINGVYHILYDRVSPMIEFEILKGVLK, via the coding sequence ATTACGGAAGTAGCAGTTATAGGCAGCGGCAGCTGGGCTACGGCAATTGTTAAAATTCTATCTGAAAACAAAAGCATTCGAATTAAGTGGTGGTTCAGGTCAAAGGATACCGTCAAGCTAGTTAAGAAACTCAGAATTAACCCCAACCATCTCAGCGATGTAAAGATCAACAATCGCAAAGTTAAAGTCAGTTCGAAAATCGCAAAGGTTGTAGACAATGCAAAATTTGTGGTTCTGGCGGTGCCATCTGCATTTATAAAAGATGCCTTAATACAATTAGATCCTAATTCCCTTAAAGATAAGGTGGTTATTTCGGCAATTAAAGGTATGATCCCCGATGAGAATCTATTGGTTTCTGAATTTATTGAAAAAGAGTTTGGAGTTCCAATTGATAATCAACTTGTTATTGCCGGACCTTGTCATGCCGAAGAAGTGGCCCTTGAAAAGATGTCTTATCTGACAATTGCGGGTCCGGATGAGAAAATAGCTGATTCCTTTGCCCAGCTTATGAATTGCAGATATGTTTCAACTCATATTTTGGGTGATATTAAAGGTGTTGAATACAGTGCGGTCATGAAAAATATCATAGCACTGGCTTGCGGAATCGCAAATGGACAAAATTTTGGAGATAATTTTCAGGCCGTATTGGTTTCAAATGCGGTTCAGGAAATTCATCGCTTTCTTCATGCCATTGATCCCCGAGACAGATTTTTAGATTCCAGCGCCTATTTGGGAGATATTTTGGTAACCGCTTATTCTCAATTTTCCCGTAACAGAATGTTGGGTAATATGGTTGGCAGAGGCTATTCGGTGCGTTCGGCCATGGTGGAAATGAGTATGGTTGCCGAAGGTTATTATGCCGTAAAAAGTATTCACGAGGTAAACAAAAAATACCAGGTAGATCTGCCTATTATCAATGGTGTCTATCATATTTTATACGACCGGGTTTCTCCGATGATTGAATTTGAGATTTTAAAGGGAGTGCTTAAATAG
- the maf gene encoding septum formation protein Maf: MYKNLSKYTILLGSKSPRRAALLKQSNLLFRKVFIDIEESFPKQLQPSFAAMYIAERKSMHFREFIEDEEILLTSDTVVVIKNKILAKPKDKQEAKSMLKLLSGDTHEVITAVCMRNENKKKVFYDSSKVYFENLDDEAIDYYIENFKPFDKAGAYGIQEWIGLTHIKRIEGSYFNIVGLPCHLIVEAIKNW; this comes from the coding sequence ATGTATAAAAATTTGTCGAAATATACGATTCTTCTGGGCTCAAAATCACCGAGAAGAGCTGCATTGTTAAAACAATCCAATCTATTATTTCGAAAAGTATTTATTGACATCGAGGAAAGTTTTCCGAAACAACTGCAACCCTCATTTGCCGCCATGTACATTGCAGAAAGAAAAAGCATGCATTTTCGAGAATTTATCGAGGATGAAGAGATTCTTTTAACCTCGGATACCGTAGTTGTAATTAAAAATAAGATTCTGGCAAAACCAAAAGATAAACAAGAAGCCAAATCTATGCTTAAACTCTTATCGGGCGATACCCATGAAGTCATCACAGCCGTTTGTATGCGCAATGAAAATAAAAAAAAAGTCTTTTATGATAGTTCGAAGGTTTATTTCGAAAACCTGGACGATGAAGCAATAGATTATTATATAGAGAATTTTAAACCTTTTGATAAAGCCGGAGCCTATGGAATTCAGGAATGGATTGGTTTAACACATATTAAAAGAATTGAAGGCTCTTATTTTAATATTGTCGGATTGCCTTGTCACCTGATCGTGGAGGCCATAAAAAACTGGTAA